Proteins from a genomic interval of Coccinella septempunctata chromosome 2, icCocSept1.1, whole genome shotgun sequence:
- the LOC123308247 gene encoding O-acyltransferase like protein-like, which translates to MAVKLKIVLFLSTLSSLVQCEENFPIVVRKYELDDPDKCSENNGIFCKISVTLVPHNSTFDSRAWKIVEETSQDFRYFDRAKLLHGRCFKKYQIRTLNQALQEEYSTRYLNESLHGIVNNFRCFEKGRLILDDVDYWDLLFGSIAVIYGLFMVGATTYTYLADHEKDNFLVKILSIFSFVTIWKELKKPILNEDFQKLKSIQGLRTLTMMLIISMHAFYGNMFTFLNNPEYVENIYSNIITRCLVTIFTFLVQTFFLISAWLLTIQLSNIIKKNGDLTFKDVVILGINRYFRLLPVIIVLLLALRSNLTFDVISYINEDIAEREVEICRYYWWKNLLFIQNFYESDKICSGVTWYLATDYQLYLLTLGLFYVGQKLKISRKYLIGLTIITTVATQVGVIANTNFQGFMRLIPRTANLEDMMVSNAFIWSYIPVWCNSITYMVGVIFGTIYFKHKQEKLFEENHKKILWFLGFFGFPILALVAASYQYETRIYEILVSILARPLFGIGIGIGILGMATRTGGLIKIILELKPLVFLANFCYCVYLSHYAFVFVRILRQDEIVDLSMFYIAKYTLIDYTLSFSFGALVYMAVEHPFIQLQKLILPQVKTKKESIEETPKPTKTVNTISA; encoded by the exons ATGgctgtgaaattgaaaattgtgcTGTTCCTGTCTACGCTCTCATCCCTCGTGCAATGTG AGGAAAATTTTCCTATAGTGGtgagaaaatatgaactggACGACCCAGATAAGTGTAGCGAAAATAATGGTATATTTTGCAAAATATCAGTCACCCTTGTTCCACACAACAGCACCTTCGACTCTAGAGCTTGGAAAATAGTAgag gaaacttCACAAGATTTTCGTTACTTTGATAGAGCGAAACTCCTTCATGGTCGTTGTTTCAAAAAGTATCAGATAAGAACGTTGAATCAGGCATTGCAGGAAGAATACTCGACCAGATACCTAAACGAAAGTCTCCATGGAATTGTGAACAATTTCAGATGCTTCGAAAAAGGGCGTCTCATACTGGACGATGTAGACTACTGGGATCTACTTTTTGG ATCGATTGCCGTTATATATGGATTGTTTATGGTTGGTGCTACCACGTATACATACCTGGCTGATCATGAGAAGG atAACTTTCTGGTGAAAATATTATCGATCTTTTCTTTCGTAACAATATGGAAAgaactgaagaaacctatattgAACGAGGATTTTCAGAAATTGAAGTCCATACAAGGACTTCGTACATTGACCATGATGCTTATAATTTCAATGCACGCCTTTTATGGGAATATGTTCACATTTTTGAACAACCCCGAGTATGTGGAGAAC aTTTACTCCAACATCATCACAAGGTGCTTGGTAACAATTTTCACCTTCTTGGTACAAACATTTTTCTTAATATCAGCCTGGTTATTAACGATTCAGCTGAGCAATATCATAAAGAAAAATGGTGATCTCACATTCAAGGATGTAGTCATCCTGGGAATAAACAGATATTTCAG actaTTACCTGTGATTATAGTATTACTATTGGCTCTAAGAAGTAATCTCACATTCGATGTCATATCATACATAAATGAGGACATTGCAGAGAGAGAAGTGGAAATTTGCAGATACTACTGGTGGAAAAATTTACtgtttatacaaaatttttatgaatcaGACAAAATT TGTTCAGGTGTCACTTGGTATTTGGCAACCGATTACCAACTCTATCTTCTGACTCTAGGGTTGTTTTACGTGGgccaaaaactgaaaatttccagaAAATACTTGATTGGACTCACAATAATTACAACTGTAGCAACACAAGTTGGTGTAATAGCAAACACAAATTTTCAAGGCTTCATGAGGCTTATACCAAG gacTGCCAATCTGGAAGACATGATGGTGTCAAACGCTTTCATTTGGTCGTACATCCCAGTTTGGTGCAATTCGATAACGTACATGGTAGGAGTCATATTCGGTACAATATATTTCAAACACAAACAAGAAAAATTGTTCGAAGAAAAC CACAAGAAGATATTATGGTTCCTGGGTTTCTTCGGCTTCCCAATATTGGCTTTGGTAGCCGCATCTTATCAATATGAAACCAGGATCTATGAAATCTTGGTTTCAATTCTTGCCAGGCCCCTCTTTGGCATTGGAATTGGCATTGGAATTTTAGGGATGGCTACCAGGACTGGTG gtctgataaaaataattttagaaCTGAAACCTTTAGTATTTCTGGCTAATTTTTGCTATTGTGTATATTTATCCCATTACGCATTCGTGTTCGTGAGGATATTGCGTCAAGATGAGATTGTAGACTTATCCATGTTTTATATA GCAAAATACACATTAATCGACTACACACTCTCCTTCTCGTTTGGTGCATTGGTGTACATGGCTGTGGAACATCCTTTTATTCAACTACAGAAATTGATACTTCCGCAAGTGAAAACGAAAAAGGAAAGCATAGAAGAAACGCCAAAACCAACGAAAACTGTAAACACGATTTCTGCTTGA